The following nucleotide sequence is from Halorussus caseinilyticus.
GGGAGCGGAACCACGGTCGGCGGCGTCCTCGTAGACGCTGGGAGCTTCGACTGGCAGGCCCACGCCGAGAGCTATCCCGAACTCGCTGGCGACAACCCGGCCTACCACGACACCGACTTCTCGCGGGACTTCGCCGCCGCGCCGCTGGCGGCCGCTGCGCGCTGGCGGGCGCTCCGAAGTCTCGGCAACCAGCAGTCGCCGTTCGACGCGTGGCAGACGCTTCAGGGTCTCGAATCCTTCCCGCTCCGGATGGACCGCCACTGCGAGAACGCCGCGATTCTGGCGGAGTACCTCGCCGACCACGACGAGGTGGCGTGGGTGGCGTATCCGGGACTGGAGAGCCACGAGACCCACGAGAACGCCAGCGAGTACCTCGATGGCGGTTACGGCGGCATGATTGCGTTCGGTCTCGAATCGGGGTTCGAGGCCGGGAAGACGTTCTGCGAGAGCGTCGAGTTGGCGAGCTTTCTGGCGAACGTCGGGGACGCCAAGACGCTGGTCATCCACCCGGCCAGCACGACCCACGCCCAACTCTCGCCCGACGAACAGCGCGCGGCGGGCGTCTCGCCCGACCTGATTCGGGTCTCGGTCGGCATCGAGGACCCCGCGGACCTGCTGGCCGACGTGGAGCAGGCAATCGAGGAGGCGACGGACGACACATGAACCGCACCCGCGACACCGCCGAACTCGGCCGCTTCGAGTTCGAGTGCGGCCGGTCGGTTCCCCTCGACGTGGCCTACG
It contains:
- a CDS encoding O-acetylhomoserine aminocarboxypropyltransferase/cysteine synthase family protein, coding for MTSEDDQPRFDTRSLHAGHEADPATGARAPPIYQTTSYEFGDADYAADLYALDGEGDIYSRISNPTTRTLEERLASLEGGAGAVATASGMAAFDALVLVLAGDGDNVVCSTDTYGGTTAHLSHTASKRGVEPRFVDTLDYEAYEQAVDDSTAFVHVETVGNPSLVTPDFERVADIAHDIGAPLVVDNTFATPALCKPLDHGADAVWESTTKWLHGSGTTVGGVLVDAGSFDWQAHAESYPELAGDNPAYHDTDFSRDFAAAPLAAAARWRALRSLGNQQSPFDAWQTLQGLESFPLRMDRHCENAAILAEYLADHDEVAWVAYPGLESHETHENASEYLDGGYGGMIAFGLESGFEAGKTFCESVELASFLANVGDAKTLVIHPASTTHAQLSPDEQRAAGVSPDLIRVSVGIEDPADLLADVEQAIEEATDDT